From a region of the Chthonomonas sp. genome:
- the gatA gene encoding Asp-tRNA(Asn)/Glu-tRNA(Gln) amidotransferase subunit GatA, with translation MTNLTAAELAAKLRAKEVSVREVAESYLQRIESEDSKYFAYLTVDRDKTLAEAEAAQSLIDAGEGGPLAGVPIALKDNISTLGVRTTCASKVLENYIPPYDATVVQRLKAHGCVGLGKTNLDEFAMGTSCENSAFGPSKNPWDPTRSPGGSSGGSAAAVAANLAPISLGSDTGGSIRMPASLCGLVGYKPTYGRVSRYGLVAFASSLDQIGPFGRTVEDCALLAQAISGNDPLDSTSLPDSQIRVDGLKHGSLKGLRVALPDEMFSDDSQPGVLAAVNEAIETLAKEGVEFTRVKMPSIQLGVTTYYIIAPSEASSNLARFDGVRYGNHVDGAGHIGAVASTRGKLFGHEVKARIMMGTYALSAGYYDAYYLRAQQVRAMMASEFEATFQQFDAIMSPCSPVVAFKLGELMADPMALKLLDTCTIPANMGGFPGLSLNCGFSDGLPVGLQIMTPVMADEKLLQIAYACERALPHAGARPQLG, from the coding sequence ATGACCAACCTGACCGCCGCGGAACTTGCGGCCAAACTCCGTGCGAAAGAGGTTTCCGTCCGCGAAGTGGCCGAGTCGTATCTTCAGCGTATCGAATCAGAAGATTCCAAGTACTTCGCGTACCTGACTGTGGACCGTGATAAGACGCTCGCGGAAGCCGAAGCGGCTCAGAGCTTGATAGATGCTGGCGAGGGCGGTCCGCTGGCGGGAGTTCCCATCGCGCTCAAGGACAACATCTCGACCTTGGGAGTACGGACGACGTGTGCATCCAAGGTTCTGGAGAACTACATTCCGCCTTATGACGCGACGGTCGTGCAGCGGCTGAAGGCCCACGGATGCGTCGGGCTAGGCAAGACGAACTTGGACGAGTTTGCCATGGGGACCTCGTGCGAGAACTCCGCGTTCGGCCCGTCCAAGAATCCCTGGGATCCCACTCGGTCGCCCGGAGGGTCATCTGGCGGCTCGGCGGCGGCAGTCGCGGCAAACCTCGCTCCCATCAGCCTCGGTTCGGATACCGGGGGCTCGATTCGAATGCCCGCGTCTCTGTGCGGCCTAGTGGGTTACAAACCGACTTACGGACGCGTGTCGCGGTACGGGCTTGTGGCGTTCGCCTCTTCGCTGGACCAGATCGGTCCATTCGGCCGGACGGTCGAAGATTGCGCTCTACTCGCGCAAGCGATTTCCGGCAACGATCCGCTCGACAGTACCTCGCTCCCGGATTCGCAGATTCGAGTCGATGGGTTGAAGCACGGCAGCCTGAAGGGGTTGCGCGTGGCGCTGCCAGATGAGATGTTCAGCGATGACAGCCAGCCGGGCGTCCTCGCGGCAGTGAACGAAGCGATCGAGACTTTGGCGAAGGAAGGAGTGGAGTTCACTCGCGTCAAGATGCCCAGTATCCAGCTTGGAGTGACGACCTACTACATCATCGCCCCGAGCGAAGCGTCGTCCAACCTGGCGCGATTCGACGGCGTACGGTACGGCAACCATGTAGACGGTGCCGGGCACATTGGAGCGGTAGCCTCGACTCGCGGCAAGCTGTTTGGTCACGAAGTCAAGGCGCGCATCATGATGGGTACCTATGCCCTGTCCGCTGGGTACTACGATGCCTACTATCTACGAGCTCAGCAAGTGCGCGCGATGATGGCGTCCGAGTTTGAAGCGACTTTCCAGCAGTTCGACGCGATCATGTCTCCGTGCAGCCCGGTGGTGGCATTTAAGCTTGGCGAGTTGATGGCGGACCCCATGGCGCTGAAGCTGCTCGACACGTGTACGATCCCCGCCAACATGGGCGGATTCCCCGGCTTGTCGCTCAATTGTGGTTTTTCAGATGGCCTGCCGGTTGGCCTGCAAATCATGACGCCTGTGATGGCCGACGAGAAGTTGCTTCAGATCGCCTATGCGTGTGAGCGGGCCCTTCCGCATGCGGGAGCCCGGCCACAACTGGGGTGA
- the gatC gene encoding Asp-tRNA(Asn)/Glu-tRNA(Gln) amidotransferase subunit GatC, producing MPISFDEVQHVARLARLDLTEEELKSFQVELNALLGHAQDIAAVDVSAFEPKPHAVALYNVLSDDEPRHGLSREAALANAPKSRAGLFVVPAIIED from the coding sequence ATGCCGATCTCGTTTGATGAGGTCCAGCACGTTGCGCGTCTCGCACGCCTGGATTTGACCGAAGAAGAGTTAAAGAGTTTTCAAGTTGAACTGAACGCTCTACTCGGCCATGCCCAAGACATTGCTGCGGTAGACGTGAGCGCTTTTGAGCCGAAACCCCATGCGGTGGCTTTGTACAACGTGCTCTCAGACGACGAGCCTCGCCACGGCCTGAGCCGAGAGGCAGCGCTGGCCAACGCACCCAAGAGCCGAGCAGGCCTCTTCGTTGTGCCCGCCATCATCGAGGATTGA
- the ispE gene encoding 4-(cytidine 5'-diphospho)-2-C-methyl-D-erythritol kinase, whose amino-acid sequence MIRNLRCPAKVNTFLSVGQPDASGYHPIRSIFQAVGLYDTLTITSGVAQTEILCDWRGLPERNTLSKTLQLVRELVDVPPLRIELRKGIPVESGLGGGSSDAAGLLRALPQFVGELPWGHATMVAEAVGADVPFFLVGGRARAEGYGEKLTALENVPREWLVIVKPDVGVSSAQAYGQLDAKPREWRAFPVDDRELYNDFERVAPCACLEIVDRMLGLGADGALLSGSGSAVFGRFATEEEARKVAMHMAGAGNVFVAPTLSREESLWMS is encoded by the coding sequence TTGATACGTAATCTTCGGTGCCCCGCCAAGGTCAATACCTTTTTGTCGGTTGGACAACCCGATGCAAGCGGCTACCATCCGATTCGGTCGATCTTTCAGGCAGTAGGACTCTACGACACCTTGACGATCACGAGTGGCGTCGCACAAACGGAGATACTCTGTGACTGGCGGGGCCTGCCCGAGCGAAATACGCTGTCGAAGACGCTGCAGCTTGTGCGTGAGCTCGTCGATGTGCCGCCACTGCGCATCGAGCTACGCAAAGGGATCCCCGTCGAAAGCGGCTTGGGCGGCGGCAGTTCGGATGCGGCAGGATTGCTACGCGCGCTTCCTCAGTTTGTGGGCGAGTTGCCGTGGGGGCACGCCACAATGGTCGCCGAAGCGGTCGGGGCGGATGTGCCGTTCTTCCTGGTCGGAGGGCGAGCCCGAGCCGAGGGGTACGGCGAGAAGTTGACCGCGCTGGAGAATGTGCCGCGAGAGTGGCTGGTGATCGTCAAACCCGACGTCGGGGTCTCGAGCGCCCAAGCCTATGGACAGCTCGATGCAAAGCCGCGAGAGTGGCGTGCGTTTCCAGTGGATGATCGCGAGCTTTACAACGACTTTGAGCGGGTCGCGCCGTGCGCATGCCTGGAGATCGTGGACAGGATGCTCGGGTTGGGGGCAGATGGCGCGTTGCTGAGCGGGAGCGGGTCGGCGGTCTTCGGCAGATTCGCGACGGAAGAGGAAGCGCGGAAGGTCGCGATGCACATGGCGGGCGCGGGGAACGTGTTCGTAGCTCCGACGCTGAGCCGGGAGGAGAGCTTATGGATGTCGTAA
- a CDS encoding DUF255 domain-containing protein, producing the protein MPTTGPRASYPAVAAVVTVVTLMGLAAREFKPLIPPVVTDGVEVLDPTQPGLRLSDERIRWREFGPQAIAEARRTNRLMMILIGDRASAAYRFADRYWFTDRDLIDTMNAEFIAIRIDPDQYPAMTTSFMPFRRTSRGLDPLFQVWFVDPAGSLLDGMFIANAFRIPEANWAVTTLNNLRVRWNKLKADQTPFDLQASDIEMLNRPPVMLDFDGHAKFIESMRDPKFGGIVRDDRQLLRPMSWRYLALTGYTEELLASMRPCIASPMTDWLDGGFFRECNDRSWRQVEVDKSTQQNAAMMLTVAIAGQVLGKPEYIEVAKLTFDWLMNEMHEGDSFVGFRVGDGTRVGRSKLSSFPVRVLRENFSGEEREWLRTHFGLRVEDNPQMLVYLPHPEEVFSAEFRRFRDRLRDLRDRSSPMLTSKGRLDVTGSALARMIETAALVNDKERLNAALRLTVSLDAFKSGVNDVLHRLPENGSGDSCLADYLAYADARWQEYAVTGRIDALSDGLSVLRRAINLFLDKQSGVLKDGLWTFGEPSIPNVPSVALHDSMGESSIAAAVRLCGLYGRAERCMKIPSPTEPVNLVATANALVDRFAPIAAELQNRVSGFFGSALVDEQPSWVAVVQPNDTAAIAAAHRAHPTQYVIPIYSAGEAAPKLQKPGVYQVEFDPNGVRVKSFTPTRATPAL; encoded by the coding sequence ATGCCGACTACGGGTCCACGTGCGTCGTACCCAGCGGTCGCCGCAGTCGTCACTGTGGTGACGCTCATGGGTCTGGCCGCACGTGAGTTCAAGCCCCTGATCCCCCCAGTCGTGACCGACGGCGTGGAAGTACTTGACCCCACCCAACCAGGACTGCGCCTTTCGGATGAACGCATCCGCTGGAGGGAATTCGGCCCTCAAGCCATCGCCGAAGCGCGCCGCACGAATCGCCTCATGATGATCCTCATCGGAGATCGCGCCAGCGCGGCCTACCGATTCGCCGATCGTTACTGGTTCACTGACCGCGATCTTATCGACACGATGAATGCTGAATTCATCGCGATTCGCATCGACCCGGACCAGTATCCAGCGATGACGACTTCATTCATGCCCTTTAGGCGTACCAGCCGCGGCCTCGACCCGCTGTTTCAAGTCTGGTTTGTAGACCCCGCGGGCTCACTTCTGGACGGCATGTTCATCGCCAACGCTTTTCGGATTCCCGAAGCGAATTGGGCGGTCACGACTCTCAATAACCTGCGCGTCCGATGGAACAAGCTCAAGGCCGATCAGACCCCGTTCGATCTGCAGGCCAGTGACATCGAAATGCTGAACCGCCCGCCGGTCATGCTCGATTTCGACGGTCACGCCAAGTTCATCGAATCGATGCGCGATCCGAAATTCGGCGGGATCGTCCGCGACGACCGCCAACTCCTCCGCCCCATGTCGTGGCGGTACCTCGCGCTCACAGGCTACACCGAAGAGTTGCTCGCAAGCATGCGCCCCTGCATTGCCTCACCGATGACCGACTGGCTCGACGGCGGGTTTTTCCGCGAGTGCAATGATAGGTCTTGGCGGCAGGTCGAGGTCGATAAGTCTACGCAACAGAACGCCGCGATGATGCTCACCGTCGCCATCGCCGGCCAAGTCCTGGGCAAGCCAGAGTACATCGAAGTCGCGAAACTAACGTTCGATTGGCTGATGAACGAAATGCACGAGGGCGACAGCTTCGTCGGGTTCCGCGTGGGCGATGGCACGCGCGTGGGTCGCTCGAAGCTCTCCTCGTTTCCCGTGCGTGTGCTGCGGGAGAACTTCAGCGGCGAAGAGCGCGAGTGGCTGCGCACCCACTTCGGTCTGCGCGTCGAAGACAATCCGCAAATGCTGGTGTATCTCCCGCACCCAGAGGAAGTCTTCAGTGCGGAATTCAGGCGGTTCCGCGATCGACTTCGCGACCTGCGTGATCGGTCGAGCCCCATGCTCACTTCGAAGGGTCGCCTCGACGTCACTGGCTCCGCCCTCGCCCGAATGATCGAGACCGCCGCGCTCGTCAATGACAAAGAGCGGCTCAATGCAGCGCTGCGCCTCACCGTCTCACTCGATGCGTTCAAGAGCGGTGTAAACGATGTCCTGCACCGCTTGCCCGAGAATGGCAGCGGCGATTCGTGCCTGGCCGACTACTTGGCCTACGCCGATGCACGGTGGCAGGAGTATGCGGTGACGGGTCGCATCGACGCCTTATCCGATGGCCTGAGCGTGCTGCGCCGAGCAATTAATCTGTTCCTGGACAAGCAGAGCGGTGTCCTCAAGGATGGGCTCTGGACCTTTGGCGAGCCGTCTATCCCAAACGTCCCTTCGGTTGCGCTGCACGACTCCATGGGCGAATCGAGCATTGCCGCCGCAGTTCGGCTCTGCGGACTGTACGGTCGGGCGGAGCGCTGCATGAAGATCCCTTCGCCGACCGAGCCCGTCAACCTCGTGGCGACCGCCAATGCGCTGGTCGACCGCTTCGCTCCCATCGCCGCGGAACTGCAGAATCGCGTTTCCGGGTTCTTTGGCTCCGCTCTGGTGGACGAGCAGCCCTCCTGGGTGGCAGTGGTCCAACCGAACGATACCGCCGCGATTGCCGCCGCGCATCGTGCTCACCCTACGCAGTACGTCATCCCCATCTATTCGGCGGGCGAGGCTGCCCCCAAGTTGCAAAAGCCGGGCGTCTATCAGGTGGAGTTCGATCCCAACGGGGTCCGGGTGAAGTCATTCACCCCCACTCGCGCCACGCCCGCACTTTGA